The genome window TAAATCTTAATAATAAGCAAAATGATCAAAAATAAGCAGGCAGCCGAAATCTTCAGAGAGTTTCTGAAAAACGGCAAAAACAGGATAACCCCTGAGAGATTTGAGGTCATGGATGCTGCGCTTGAAATAGACGGTCATTTTTCCGCGGATGAATTGTATATCATTATGAAAAACAACAAATCCCGTGTATCCCGCGCTACCGTCTATAAAACTCTTGAATTGCTCACCCAGTGCGACCTGCTGTCGCTTCGTAATTTTGGCGATAACATGAAGCGTTATGAGAGCAATTATAAGCGGCAGAATCATGATCATCTTATCTGCCTCGATTGCGGACGGATTGTTGAGTTTACCAACAACAAAATAAAAAAGATTCAGGAAGAGATTTGTGACGCGCTCGGTTATGAACCCTCTACCTATTCATTTAATCTTTTTGTACGCTGTAAAAATAAAAAGGAATGTCCCTACTATCATGGAAACTAGAACTTTAGATCAGGTAAAAAAAGGTAATTTTATCACTATAATGCATCTTCCTTCCGGAACCATAAAAGTGCAGTTAATCCGGATTGGTATTTCCGAAGGAGACAAAGTGCTCTGCCTCGAAAGGCTTCCCGGCGGAACCATTGTAATCCAGAAGAACCGTCAGGAAATCGCAATCGGGTATGATCTTGCCCGTCAGATAAAATTCACTGCACATTAACCGGTATATATGAAATCAGAGGGCATTACGGCAGCACCGTCACCAGGGAGTGTTATATCCCCGTCATCACCGGCGGGAGGTTCAGGTAAAAAATCAGTTGTTTTAGTAGGCAACCCAAATGTAGGGAAATCCCTTTTCTTTAACCACCTGAGCGGAATGTATGTTGACGTTTCGAACTTCCCGGGTACCACAGTTTCAATTTCAAAAGGTCATTACAAAAATTACGAAATTCTTGATACCCCTGGTGTTTACGGAGTTTCATCGTTCAATGATGAAGAAAAAGTAGCACGAGATGTAATTGTTGATTCTGATATTGTATTAAACGTCGTAAACTCGCTGCACCTGGAACGTGATATCTTCCTTACCATGCAGCTGATTGATATGGGGAAGAAAATTTCAGTGCTTCTTAATTTCTCTGATGAAGTCAGAAAACAAAAAATCAAAATTGATGCCTCAAAACTTTCCAATCTTCTTGGCGTTCCTGTATTCGAGACATCTGCCGTTGATAAGAAGGGCTTTGAATTTCTGGATGAAGCAATACAAAATGCACGCCAGGGACACACAACAAAAGAAATTGATAAACTCCTTTCCAGAGAACCATATACCTCGCTCCCCCGTGCTGATGCACTCCTGATACTTGAAGGAGATGAGCATTACGCAAAAAAACATGGTGCTGAAAACGGAACCGCGGACGACCGTGAGATGATTTATGTGGAGAGGAGGAACCGTGTAAATCAGATCTGCGCGGACGTTGAGTTTGAAGACAGTTCAAGAGGCAAGTTTTTTAATCTGCTTGGCCGGCTGAGTATTAATCCTCTTACCGGAATTCCTGTTCTGCTTGTGATGCTTTACCTTATGTACCTCTTTATCGGTGATGTGGTTTCGCAGCGCGTTGTCGGTTTCACTGAAGATTATATCGGTAAAACGATATTTGAGTACAATCTTAAGAAATATGTGGCGGAATTTACCCCCTCAGACATTACCGTACAGATTCTGAATGAGGATGAGGAAGTTCTTAACGAGAAGGAATTTTCTTTCTCGACTGATTTGAATGAAGATGCTCAGAAGAAAAATGAATTTCTGGAATTTTCTCAGCAGCCCGGAGCAGTCTCGGAATTTAATTTCCCCAATGCAATTCCTCGTTTATTCTTCGGAGAGTTTGGTGTGGTTTCGATGACGGTGACCTATCTCCTCTTCCTGCTGCTGCCTCTGGTAATTGGTTTCTACCTGGCAATGGCAGTGCTTGAAGACAGCGGTTATCTCCCCCGGCTTGCAACCATGATGGACCGGTCTCTCACCCGCATAGGTCTTAACGGCAGAGCTGTAATTCCTATTCTTCTTGGCTTTGGATGCGTGACGATGGCCACGATAACCACAAGAATTCTTGGTACGGACAGGGAAAAGACCATTGCGACCGCAATTCTGCAGTTTGTAATACCCTGCAGCGCACAGCTTGCCGTTATCGCCGTTCTTATTAGCGGTGCCGGATTAAGCTCTTTGCTGATCTATGTATTTGTAATTTTCACTGTTTTAATCCTGATATCAACTACCCTGAATAAATTTCTTCCAGGACAGTCCTCCCCTCTCTTAATTGATCTTCCGATCATGAGAATTCCAAGAGGCGGAAATGTTCTGAAGAAAACTTACTTCAGAACTCTTGGGTTTATGAAGGAGGCTTCAGTATGGTTTTTTGTAGGAGCGCTGTTTGTAGGATTACTGGAGGTAACCGGATGGTTATATGATTTCCAGGACCTGCTCGCTCCTATTACCACCAGCTGGCTGAAACTTCCGAAAGAGGCTGCTACTGCTTTTGTGATGGGTGTGGTGCGCAGAGATTTCGGCGCTGCAGGACTGTTTAGTCTTGAACTGACCGCCATGCAGGTTACCGTGGCAATTATAACCATAACACTCTTTGTCCCGTGTATTGCATCATTCATGGTAATGCTTAATGAAAGGGGATTAAAAGAGGGACTGATTATCTGGGCATCAACATGGATATTTGCTTTCCTGATCGGGGGAATTGTAGCGCAGATTATCGTCTAAGGAAATGTAATGACAAAAAAACAGCCAAAACAGGTTATCTCTAAATATCCCATTCGCTGGGCCAAAAAGAACTTCTCTA of Ignavibacteriales bacterium contains these proteins:
- a CDS encoding transcriptional repressor, with translation MKNKQAAEIFREFLKNGKNRITPERFEVMDAALEIDGHFSADELYIIMKNNKSRVSRATVYKTLELLTQCDLLSLRNFGDNMKRYESNYKRQNHDHLICLDCGRIVEFTNNKIKKIQEEICDALGYEPSTYSFNLFVRCKNKKECPYYHGN
- a CDS encoding ferrous iron transport protein A, with amino-acid sequence METRTLDQVKKGNFITIMHLPSGTIKVQLIRIGISEGDKVLCLERLPGGTIVIQKNRQEIAIGYDLARQIKFTAH
- a CDS encoding ferrous iron transporter B, with amino-acid sequence MKSEGITAAPSPGSVISPSSPAGGSGKKSVVLVGNPNVGKSLFFNHLSGMYVDVSNFPGTTVSISKGHYKNYEILDTPGVYGVSSFNDEEKVARDVIVDSDIVLNVVNSLHLERDIFLTMQLIDMGKKISVLLNFSDEVRKQKIKIDASKLSNLLGVPVFETSAVDKKGFEFLDEAIQNARQGHTTKEIDKLLSREPYTSLPRADALLILEGDEHYAKKHGAENGTADDREMIYVERRNRVNQICADVEFEDSSRGKFFNLLGRLSINPLTGIPVLLVMLYLMYLFIGDVVSQRVVGFTEDYIGKTIFEYNLKKYVAEFTPSDITVQILNEDEEVLNEKEFSFSTDLNEDAQKKNEFLEFSQQPGAVSEFNFPNAIPRLFFGEFGVVSMTVTYLLFLLLPLVIGFYLAMAVLEDSGYLPRLATMMDRSLTRIGLNGRAVIPILLGFGCVTMATITTRILGTDREKTIATAILQFVIPCSAQLAVIAVLISGAGLSSLLIYVFVIFTVLILISTTLNKFLPGQSSPLLIDLPIMRIPRGGNVLKKTYFRTLGFMKEASVWFFVGALFVGLLEVTGWLYDFQDLLAPITTSWLKLPKEAATAFVMGVVRRDFGAAGLFSLELTAMQVTVAIITITLFVPCIASFMVMLNERGLKEGLIIWASTWIFAFLIGGIVAQIIV